The following proteins are co-located in the Gloeocapsa sp. PCC 7428 genome:
- a CDS encoding CheR family methyltransferase has protein sequence MNPDFEALLNYIKRSRGIDFTSYKRPSLMRRVGKRMQAIEVDNYSNYIDYLEVHPQEFVHLFNTILINVTSFFRDPTVWEYVQTEIIPRIIARKESSEPIRVWSAGCASGQEAYTLAIVLAEALGVEQFRARVKIYATDVDEEALNSARHAVYNVREVAGLSPELLERYFDRYENLYTFRKDLRRSVIFGRHDLVQDAPISRIDLLVCRNTLMYFNAEAQARIISRFHFALNDSGFLVLGKAEMLLSHSNSFTPVDLKRRIFSKLATANNRDRFLLMVPNNDIDTNNYLTPHGYLRDAAFDATPLAQIIFDVNGLLTLANERSRSLLGLNYRDIGRLLQDLEISYRPIDLRSCIEQVYRDRRPHLYKDVEWTTGGEPQYFDIQVAPLLDVNSIILGFSITFNDVTRAKCLQDELEHSNQELEMAYEELQSTNEELETTNEELQSSNEELETTNEELQSTNEELETMNEELHSSNEELHTTNEEFRLRSEELNAANAFLASILTSLRCGVVVLDRDLLILAWSDKAEDLWGLRALEVQGQHFLNLDIGLPVQQIRQPIRTCLTAESDYTEITVNAINRRGKLIQCKVTCTPLLSRTQEIQGVILLMEEKASEELQ, from the coding sequence ATGAACCCAGATTTTGAAGCTTTACTCAATTACATCAAGCGTAGTCGTGGAATTGATTTTACTAGTTATAAACGACCAAGCTTAATGCGTCGTGTCGGAAAACGGATGCAAGCCATCGAGGTTGATAACTACAGCAATTACATCGATTACCTAGAGGTGCATCCCCAAGAATTTGTGCATTTGTTTAACACAATTTTAATTAACGTTACCTCTTTTTTTCGCGATCCTACGGTGTGGGAATATGTACAGACTGAGATTATTCCCCGCATAATTGCCCGTAAGGAATCCTCCGAACCGATTCGAGTTTGGAGTGCAGGCTGTGCTTCTGGACAAGAAGCCTACACTTTGGCGATCGTGCTAGCAGAAGCACTCGGAGTCGAACAGTTTCGCGCGCGTGTCAAAATTTATGCGACCGATGTTGATGAAGAAGCGCTCAATTCCGCGCGTCATGCAGTTTATAACGTAAGAGAAGTGGCAGGGCTTTCGCCAGAACTTTTAGAACGGTATTTTGATCGCTACGAAAATCTTTATACCTTCCGTAAAGACTTGCGCCGTTCCGTAATTTTTGGTCGTCACGATCTAGTGCAAGATGCACCGATTTCGCGCATTGATTTATTAGTTTGTCGCAACACGCTGATGTATTTCAATGCCGAAGCCCAAGCCAGAATTATCAGTCGCTTTCACTTTGCCTTGAATGATAGTGGATTTTTAGTATTAGGCAAAGCAGAGATGTTACTCAGCCATAGTAATAGTTTTACTCCAGTAGACCTCAAACGACGCATTTTTAGCAAGCTGGCAACTGCAAATAATCGCGATCGCTTTTTGTTAATGGTTCCAAACAACGATATAGACACAAATAACTATCTAACGCCTCATGGGTATCTCCGCGATGCCGCTTTTGATGCGACTCCACTCGCACAAATTATATTTGACGTTAATGGCCTCTTAACTTTAGCTAACGAGCGATCGCGGAGTTTGCTCGGTTTGAACTACCGAGATATCGGTCGTTTACTACAAGACTTGGAAATATCGTACCGTCCGATCGATTTACGTTCGTGCATTGAGCAAGTGTATCGCGATCGCCGTCCTCATCTTTACAAAGATGTCGAATGGACAACGGGTGGAGAACCGCAATATTTTGATATTCAAGTCGCACCGCTTTTAGATGTCAACAGTATCATACTCGGTTTTAGTATCACCTTCAACGACGTGACGCGTGCTAAATGCTTACAAGATGAACTTGAGCATTCTAATCAAGAATTAGAAATGGCTTACGAAGAATTACAATCCACAAATGAAGAACTAGAGACAACCAACGAAGAATTGCAATCTTCTAATGAGGAATTAGAGACAACCAACGAGGAACTTCAATCTACAAACGAAGAGTTAGAAACCATGAACGAGGAATTACACTCTTCTAATGAAGAACTCCACACAACTAACGAAGAATTTCGCTTGCGCAGCGAAGAACTCAACGCCGCTAATGCGTTTTTAGCGTCAATTTTAACAAGTCTTCGTTGTGGTGTCGTCGTTTTAGACCGAGACTTGCTTATCCTAGCTTGGAGTGACAAAGCCGAAGATTTATGGGGTTTACGCGCCCTTGAAGTTCAAGGACAACACTTCCTTAATTTAGATATTGGTTTACCCGTACAACAGATTAGACAACCAATTCGCACCTGTCTTACGGCAGAATCTGATTATACAGAAATTACTGTAAACGCAATCAATCGCCGTGGCAAACTCATTCAATGTAAAGTTACGTGTACGCCATTGTTGAGTAGAACACAAGAAATTCAAGGCGTCATTTTGTTAATGGAAGAAAAAGCAAGCGAAGAGTTACAATAA
- a CDS encoding chemotaxis protein CheB, producing the protein MSGCDIIVVGASAGGVEALEQLIRHLPTNLPAAIFVVLHIPAHSTSVLPSILNRCIQRQHKNKSLLKAVHPQDGAEIQHNHIYVAPPDYHLLVKNGYIHLARGPRENSHRPAVDPLFRTAARVYGQRVVGVVLSGTLDDGTAGLAVIKQQGGIAIAQDPQETLYSGMPRSAIENVAVDHILPVAKIAAILVELANQPIATEVQSVSRDMNIEADMAELELGAMQNLDPPGKPSAFGCPECGGVLWELSEGNLMRFRCRTGHAYSSDSLLAEQSEALEEALWNALRALEEKAALSQRLANQARDRNRPYSAQRFQTQGEEAQAQAKLVRNLLLKGEDNGHLSTVNGQIASSIENATPVTQAQSNENLNLASTTFPVVAIGASAGGLKALSEVLSALSADFPAAITVVQHLYPYHPSQMASLLNHRTALTVKEAEQGEQLQLGKVYIAPPNKHLLVTAKGTLCLSDAQMVHFVRPSVDLLFESVAASFQAQAIAVVLTGMGSDGAMGIRAVKQMGGKAIAQDRASAEFFGMPGAAIETGEVDFVVPLQEIATILMQLVTHDGEL; encoded by the coding sequence ATGTCTGGATGCGACATTATCGTCGTTGGAGCATCGGCGGGAGGCGTTGAAGCGCTAGAGCAACTTATTCGTCATTTGCCTACCAACCTACCTGCTGCAATATTCGTTGTGCTGCATATCCCAGCACATAGCACAAGTGTACTACCAAGTATTCTTAACCGTTGTATTCAGAGGCAACACAAAAACAAATCTTTGCTCAAAGCCGTTCATCCTCAAGACGGTGCAGAAATTCAACACAATCACATTTATGTCGCGCCACCTGATTATCACCTACTCGTTAAAAATGGGTACATTCATCTAGCACGCGGTCCTAGAGAAAACAGCCATCGCCCCGCAGTTGATCCATTATTTCGTACAGCCGCAAGAGTGTATGGACAAAGGGTTGTGGGGGTCGTTTTGTCAGGTACACTCGACGATGGGACAGCCGGTTTAGCCGTAATCAAGCAACAAGGCGGAATCGCGATCGCACAAGATCCGCAAGAAACACTTTATTCAGGAATGCCGCGCAGTGCGATCGAAAATGTTGCGGTTGACCATATTTTACCCGTAGCCAAAATCGCTGCAATCTTGGTGGAATTAGCGAATCAACCGATCGCCACAGAAGTACAATCTGTGTCGCGCGACATGAATATAGAAGCCGACATGGCAGAATTGGAGTTAGGGGCAATGCAAAACCTCGATCCCCCAGGCAAACCATCAGCCTTTGGCTGTCCTGAATGTGGAGGAGTTCTTTGGGAACTCAGCGAAGGAAATTTGATGCGTTTTCGCTGTCGTACAGGTCACGCCTACTCTAGTGATAGCTTACTCGCTGAACAGTCTGAAGCCTTAGAAGAAGCACTGTGGAACGCGCTACGCGCCTTAGAAGAAAAAGCAGCACTTTCGCAACGATTAGCAAATCAAGCGCGCGATCGCAATCGACCTTATTCAGCACAACGCTTTCAAACACAGGGAGAAGAAGCACAAGCACAAGCAAAATTAGTTCGTAACCTACTCCTCAAAGGTGAAGACAATGGTCACTTGTCAACTGTCAATGGTCAGATAGCAAGTTCAATTGAAAACGCCACGCCAGTGACACAAGCGCAGAGTAACGAAAATCTGAACTTGGCTTCTACTACGTTTCCCGTCGTCGCGATCGGTGCTTCCGCAGGTGGACTGAAAGCGCTTAGCGAAGTTTTATCCGCGTTAAGCGCAGACTTTCCCGCAGCAATTACCGTAGTACAACACTTGTACCCCTATCATCCTAGCCAGATGGCAAGTCTTCTCAACCACCGTACAGCTTTAACGGTTAAGGAAGCAGAACAAGGCGAACAATTGCAGCTTGGTAAAGTTTACATCGCACCACCAAATAAGCACTTACTTGTTACGGCAAAGGGTACACTTTGCTTGTCGGATGCTCAAATGGTACATTTTGTGCGTCCTTCAGTGGATCTCCTCTTTGAATCAGTCGCCGCTAGTTTCCAAGCGCAAGCGATCGCCGTCGTTTTGACAGGAATGGGAAGCGATGGCGCTATGGGAATACGCGCGGTTAAACAAATGGGTGGCAAAGCGATCGCGCAAGACCGCGCCAGTGCAGAATTTTTTGGGATGCCAGGCGCAGCAATTGAAACAGGGGAAGTTGATTTTGTTGTTCCTCTACAAGAAATTGCTACTATCTTGATGCAGTTAGTGACGCACGATGGAGAATTGTAG
- the rsmH gene encoding 16S rRNA (cytosine(1402)-N(4))-methyltransferase RsmH: protein MTTSQTGIDSQPAFVHVPVLSRELLAELAVRPSGHYLDATVGGGGHSRLILASAPDVRVTAIDQDLEAIAAAQATLAPYKEQVEFWHGNFAEYQPQTQFDGIIADLGVSSHHFDAPDRGFSFRHEAPLDMRMNQQRSLTAAEIINHWEEAQLADIFFKYGEERLSRRIARRIVEQRPFQTTTQLAEAIASCVPRQYRYGRIHPATRVFQALRIIVNDELTVLETFLHRAPHWLLPQGRIAIISFHSLEDRIVKHTLRAAPQLQVLTKKPITPQEDELATNPRARSAKLRIAQRNTASH, encoded by the coding sequence ATGACCACATCCCAAACTGGAATTGATAGCCAACCTGCGTTTGTTCACGTACCTGTTTTAAGTCGGGAGTTACTTGCAGAGTTAGCCGTGCGTCCTAGCGGACATTATCTTGATGCAACGGTGGGTGGTGGTGGTCATAGTCGCTTGATTTTAGCATCCGCTCCAGATGTGCGCGTGACAGCAATTGACCAAGACTTAGAGGCGATCGCCGCTGCGCAAGCAACACTTGCACCTTATAAAGAGCAGGTTGAATTTTGGCACGGGAATTTTGCTGAATATCAACCTCAAACGCAATTTGATGGCATTATTGCCGATTTGGGTGTGAGTTCGCATCACTTTGATGCACCCGATCGCGGTTTTAGTTTTCGCCACGAAGCACCTTTAGATATGCGGATGAATCAGCAGCGATCGCTCACTGCGGCTGAAATCATTAATCATTGGGAGGAGGCGCAACTTGCAGATATCTTCTTTAAATATGGCGAAGAACGACTATCACGCAGAATTGCGCGCCGAATTGTCGAACAGCGTCCGTTTCAGACAACAACACAATTAGCGGAAGCGATCGCATCATGTGTACCTCGTCAATATCGTTACGGTAGAATTCATCCGGCTACGCGTGTTTTTCAAGCTTTGCGGATTATTGTCAATGATGAGTTAACCGTATTAGAAACTTTCTTACACCGCGCCCCGCATTGGTTATTACCACAAGGTAGAATCGCGATTATTAGCTTTCATAGCTTAGAAGACCGAATCGTTAAACATACTTTACGCGCTGCGCCTCAATTACAAGTCCTCACAAAGAAACCGATTACACCTCAAGAAGACGAGTTAGCGACTAATCCCCGCGCGCGTTCGGCAAAGTTGCGAATTGCACAAAGAAATACTGCTTCTCATTAA
- a CDS encoding PAS domain S-box protein — protein MEETIKILIVDDDEVDRMAVRRALRAAGVQTELLEVSDCAEAIATLQTQDFDCVFLDYFLPDGNGLNLVQQLRALEITVPLIVLTGQGDEQIAVQLIKAGAHDYLSKAKISPENLAQVLRQTIRVHRAEQAAAIANERLRESEERYRLVLEGANDGIWDWHCATDEVYCNDRLLEILGVSRSEFDCTTTAFLQRIHPEDLPRVREVIRNHLTNNENCEAEFRFVRSSGEYRYCLARGKAQRDANNCPIRMSGVISDITERKQLENALRESESRFRYLAESNVLGIIVADMQGKILDANDAFLQMVGYTKQDIVAENLSWKAITPPEYAEIDRQAAAEMRSSRILTPFEKEFIRKDGSRVPILIGGALIDSVKEIGICYVLDLSDRKRSEAEIVKLNRDLELRVNELQTLFDVIPVGIAIAQDPECRYIRLNPALAKLLHHPIDANASKSAPPEEQPAFKIYADSREILAAELPMQYAAANGVDVLEQEIDVITDNNSAIKLLSYAAPLFDEQGQCRGSIGAFLDITERKRVEEQERFLAEASALLGLSLDYQTTLENLANLVVPQLADWCTIYLVNEDGTLRLAALTHADPEKVKWAKEIISRYPLNPDALIGTPQVIRSGKSELYSEIPDFLLAGLARDTEHLEILRQVGLKSLICVPMKARDRTLGTIAFFSAESGRTYTQADLVFAEDIGRRAGLAVDNAKLFQQANDIGENLRQALIILGEQQQQLRVLQRITNLLNQRLTNLPGLLQVMVRAIYDGISDAQFALILLYNPETSQLELTATAGVGRERLLLMELFDSGDGFLNHVFQTGEAQLFQATKQSDRQQKTAGAEEPQAVELPAAIHAVAIESASAGRLGVLAIGNWENPEAFDAEDQNLLMAVGEQAAIAINNARMIGVLEEREERLAIQNQILARQNRELELNRQRIEQQNLQLIEAARLKSQFLATMSHELRTPMNAIIGFAQVLLRQRTASLSTTQVEMVERILNNGKNLLALINDILDLSKIEAGRLELVPEEFDLAQLINSTVAELQPLAEQKQLKLNTIINIDDSQVVNDSVRLRQVLVNLLSNAIKFTETGSVEISVCEPAPMQLLLSVKDTGIGIAEADLPCIFEEFRQIDQTTTRKHGGTGLGLAITKSLVQMMQGTISVESKLGQGSTFQITLPRQVISKEIG, from the coding sequence ATGGAAGAAACTATAAAAATTCTAATAGTTGATGACGATGAAGTCGATCGGATGGCAGTGCGCCGTGCGCTCAGAGCCGCTGGGGTGCAAACTGAACTATTAGAAGTGAGTGATTGTGCAGAAGCGATCGCGACGCTGCAAACGCAAGATTTTGATTGTGTCTTCCTTGATTATTTTTTGCCCGATGGTAACGGTCTAAATTTAGTACAGCAGCTACGCGCGTTAGAAATTACAGTTCCTTTAATTGTACTCACAGGACAAGGCGACGAACAAATCGCCGTACAACTGATTAAAGCAGGCGCACACGACTATCTTTCTAAAGCCAAGATCTCACCAGAAAATTTAGCTCAAGTTCTGCGCCAAACAATTCGCGTTCACCGTGCTGAACAAGCAGCAGCGATCGCCAACGAACGTTTAAGAGAAAGCGAGGAACGTTACCGCCTAGTTTTAGAAGGTGCAAATGATGGAATTTGGGATTGGCATTGTGCGACTGATGAAGTGTATTGTAACGATCGCCTCTTGGAAATTTTAGGCGTGTCGCGCTCAGAATTTGATTGTACCACCACCGCATTTCTGCAACGGATACATCCAGAAGATTTACCGCGCGTCCGCGAAGTTATCCGCAACCACTTGACAAATAACGAAAATTGTGAAGCAGAATTTCGCTTTGTTCGCAGTTCAGGAGAATATCGTTACTGTTTAGCACGAGGTAAAGCACAGCGCGATGCTAATAACTGCCCAATTCGTATGTCAGGGGTGATTAGCGATATTACCGAACGCAAGCAACTCGAAAACGCCCTACGCGAAAGCGAATCGCGATTTCGCTATCTCGCCGAATCAAACGTGCTGGGGATTATTGTCGCAGATATGCAAGGCAAAATCCTCGATGCGAATGATGCTTTTTTGCAAATGGTAGGTTACACCAAGCAAGATATCGTCGCGGAAAATTTGTCTTGGAAAGCGATAACACCACCAGAATACGCAGAAATTGATCGCCAAGCCGCAGCCGAAATGCGATCGTCGCGCATTCTCACGCCGTTTGAGAAAGAATTTATCCGCAAAGACGGTAGTCGCGTCCCGATTCTAATAGGTGGGGCGTTGATTGATAGTGTTAAGGAAATTGGCATTTGTTACGTATTAGATTTAAGCGATCGCAAGCGATCCGAAGCCGAAATTGTCAAACTTAACCGCGACTTAGAATTACGTGTCAACGAATTACAAACGTTGTTTGATGTCATTCCAGTGGGAATTGCGATCGCGCAAGATCCAGAATGTCGTTATATTCGACTTAACCCCGCACTTGCCAAACTCCTTCATCACCCGATTGACGCTAACGCTTCTAAAAGCGCGCCGCCTGAAGAACAACCAGCTTTCAAAATCTACGCGGATAGTCGAGAAATTCTCGCCGCCGAGTTACCCATGCAATACGCTGCTGCAAACGGCGTTGATGTTTTAGAGCAAGAAATAGACGTTATTACAGATAACAATTCTGCAATTAAGCTACTTTCTTATGCGGCACCGCTATTCGACGAGCAAGGGCAATGTAGAGGTAGTATTGGTGCATTTCTCGATATTACCGAACGCAAACGTGTAGAAGAACAAGAACGCTTCTTAGCCGAAGCAAGCGCTTTACTCGGACTTTCGCTAGACTACCAAACAACCTTAGAGAATCTCGCTAACCTAGTTGTACCGCAGTTAGCAGATTGGTGTACTATCTACTTAGTAAACGAAGATGGCACGCTACGTCTAGCTGCACTAACGCACGCTGACCCAGAAAAAGTTAAGTGGGCAAAAGAAATCATCAGTCGTTATCCGCTTAACCCTGATGCACTCATTGGAACACCCCAAGTTATTCGTAGTGGCAAGTCAGAGTTATACTCAGAAATTCCTGACTTTCTCTTAGCAGGACTTGCGCGCGATACCGAACATTTAGAAATCTTGCGTCAGGTTGGTTTAAAGTCGCTCATATGCGTTCCGATGAAAGCCCGCGATCGCACATTAGGGACAATTGCCTTTTTCTCAGCGGAATCAGGACGCACCTATACACAAGCCGATCTTGTTTTTGCTGAAGATATTGGACGCCGTGCAGGGTTAGCAGTAGATAACGCGAAATTATTTCAGCAGGCGAATGACATTGGCGAAAACTTGCGTCAAGCGCTAATTATTTTAGGCGAACAGCAGCAACAGTTGCGCGTATTGCAGCGCATTACAAATCTCCTGAACCAGCGTCTAACAAACTTACCAGGATTGCTGCAAGTTATGGTGCGAGCAATCTATGACGGCATTAGCGATGCACAATTTGCCTTGATTTTGTTGTATAATCCCGAAACCTCGCAACTTGAATTAACTGCGACAGCGGGTGTCGGTCGCGAAAGGTTATTGTTGATGGAGTTGTTTGATAGTGGTGACGGATTTCTTAATCACGTCTTCCAAACAGGTGAAGCGCAACTATTTCAAGCAACAAAACAAAGCGATCGCCAACAGAAAACCGCTGGCGCAGAAGAACCCCAAGCGGTCGAGTTACCCGCTGCGATTCATGCAGTGGCGATCGAATCAGCATCAGCCGGACGATTAGGCGTTTTAGCAATTGGTAACTGGGAAAATCCAGAAGCTTTTGACGCAGAAGACCAAAATTTACTCATGGCTGTCGGCGAACAAGCCGCGATCGCTATCAATAATGCGCGGATGATTGGCGTTTTAGAAGAACGCGAAGAACGCTTAGCGATTCAAAACCAAATCTTAGCACGGCAAAACCGCGAACTCGAACTCAACCGCCAGCGCATTGAACAACAAAATCTGCAACTCATCGAAGCTGCACGACTCAAATCGCAATTTTTGGCAACGATGTCACACGAATTGCGCACGCCGATGAATGCCATTATCGGTTTTGCTCAAGTTTTACTGCGACAACGTACTGCATCGCTGAGTACTACGCAAGTCGAAATGGTCGAGCGCATCCTCAATAACGGTAAAAATTTACTCGCGCTGATTAACGATATTCTTGATTTATCCAAAATTGAAGCTGGACGCTTAGAACTTGTCCCAGAAGAATTTGACCTGGCGCAATTAATTAACTCAACTGTCGCTGAATTACAACCGCTTGCCGAACAAAAACAGTTAAAGTTGAATACTATTATCAATATTGATGACTCGCAGGTCGTGAATGACAGCGTTCGCTTGCGGCAAGTACTTGTGAACCTGCTATCGAATGCGATTAAATTTACTGAAACTGGCTCAGTCGAAATTAGCGTTTGCGAACCTGCGCCGATGCAACTACTCCTCAGCGTTAAAGACACGGGTATTGGCATTGCTGAGGCTGACTTACCGTGCATTTTTGAGGAATTCCGGCAAATTGACCAGACAACAACGCGTAAGCATGGCGGTACTGGTTTAGGACTCGCTATTACAAAATCTTTAGTACAAATGATGCAAGGAACAATTTCTGTGGAAAGCAAATTAGGTCAAGGCTCTACGTTTCAGATTACCCTGCCCCGACAAGTCATCTCTAAGGAGATAGGGTAA
- a CDS encoding PAS domain-containing sensor histidine kinase, producing MYERAAKLYQQTSASFCETPELAADSLEELRIALEELHVAEEELLQQNEALASMRAQLEAESRRYQELFEFAPDGYLVTDELGIIKEANRAAATMLNVPQQFLLGKPIINFIPYEERSAFRSRLQQLRNTERLQEWELRLFPRHGAGFDAAFTVATIRNNDGSTTGWRWLMRDITARKQAEAKLREIELQNLQLRETARIKSHFLAVMSHELRSPMNAIIGFSQLLLRHPSDRLTPQQESMVRRVLNSGRHLLHLIDEILDFSKLEVGRLELQLEEFSLAEFVNATTEEMHPLVEQKHLTLQVQLDLQNPIILNDKHRLRQVLINLLSNAIKFTNAGSIRVSVYEPASEQIAIAVQDTGIGIAADDLKDIFTEFRQVNQTLVRQHGGTGLGLAITDRLVQMMRGSISVTSELGQGSTFCVEIPRRVSF from the coding sequence ATGTACGAGCGCGCTGCTAAACTGTATCAGCAAACAAGTGCATCTTTTTGCGAAACACCAGAACTCGCTGCTGACTCGCTAGAAGAACTACGCATAGCGCTAGAAGAGTTGCATGTCGCCGAAGAAGAGTTACTTCAGCAAAATGAAGCGTTGGCAAGTATGCGCGCGCAACTTGAAGCAGAAAGTCGGCGCTATCAAGAATTATTCGAGTTTGCGCCTGATGGTTACTTAGTAACCGATGAACTAGGTATCATTAAAGAAGCTAATCGCGCTGCGGCAACAATGCTGAATGTTCCACAGCAGTTTCTGTTAGGCAAGCCAATCATCAATTTTATTCCTTACGAGGAGCGCAGCGCATTCCGCAGCCGACTGCAACAACTCCGCAACACCGAGCGACTTCAAGAATGGGAATTACGCTTGTTTCCGCGTCATGGTGCAGGATTTGATGCGGCTTTCACCGTTGCGACAATCCGTAACAACGATGGTAGTACTACAGGTTGGCGTTGGTTGATGCGAGATATTACTGCGCGCAAGCAAGCCGAAGCAAAACTACGTGAGATTGAATTACAAAACTTACAACTGCGCGAAACCGCACGCATAAAATCGCACTTTCTAGCCGTGATGTCTCATGAACTGCGCAGCCCGATGAATGCGATCATTGGCTTTTCGCAGCTGCTACTCCGCCATCCTAGCGATCGCCTGACTCCTCAACAAGAAAGTATGGTACGGCGCGTTCTCAATAGTGGAAGACACTTGCTACACTTGATCGACGAAATCTTAGACTTTTCCAAATTAGAAGTAGGTCGTCTAGAACTACAACTTGAAGAGTTTAGTTTAGCAGAATTCGTTAATGCGACTACAGAAGAAATGCATCCTTTGGTGGAGCAGAAGCACTTAACGCTACAAGTGCAATTAGATTTACAAAATCCTATAATTTTGAACGACAAACATCGCTTGCGCCAAGTCTTGATTAATTTACTGTCAAACGCGATTAAATTTACAAACGCTGGTAGTATTCGAGTTTCTGTTTACGAACCTGCTAGCGAACAAATTGCGATCGCAGTTCAAGACACCGGAATTGGAATTGCAGCAGACGATCTCAAAGATATTTTTACAGAGTTTCGCCAAGTCAATCAAACGCTCGTTCGTCAACACGGCGGTACAGGTTTGGGACTCGCAATCACCGATCGCTTAGTCCAAATGATGCGCGGTTCAATTAGTGTTACAAGTGAGTTAGGTCAAGGCTCGACCTTCTGTGTTGAAATTCCTCGACGAGTTTCTTTTTAA